TGCATGATTAGTGCTTAGTTTCATGGACTTGTCTCTCAACAACTCTAAGGAAAGTGAAAAAACCACATTATGGTGGCAGAAGTGGTGAACAaaccaataaatatatatgcacACTGATGCACACTAGAGATGAGTATAGCCATTAGAGAtgacaaataaatatattttggattatggattaaaaatagatagcatgtaaggataaaataaatcaatttttattctatttgcACACTCATGCAtactcatcttttttttttctaccatGAATGTTACCCAAATTATTCAACTTTAATTTCATACATTAATCATTTGTATTTAATCACTTAGTTTAGTTAATCAACCTATGAGATTAGGATAAGAATATGTGTCTTAACTCTTAACAACATTAAAAACAATACTCTTAATAAAGGACTACTGAAATCTCtttgtttaagatattttttaaaatttagagagGAAATATATTAAGTGATTCATAAGATCTTAATtatcaatattataattaatgattattatttatattttacctataaaatatattttttgctgAACCAAATCTAGAAAGATTTTAGTAACatatcttttaatatattattttttcacataattttattaattagttatcTGAATTctgttaattataaaataaaactcacaaactttaaaaaccaaaatgaaatgataattgttgatttaaatattgatttttgaagAGACAGTTTAAACGTTGATGgttgaaattataataaaatgaataatatatacctatagaaaatatttcaagttgttaagattttaattttaactattaaatttttaatcaatcattgttatttatattttcgttGGAAAATATACTTTTACTGAGTcaaatcttgaaaaaaatacatatatttttttattgtttagttctatagattaaagaacttagaaattaaataactgTTTATTTAAGAGGATTTACATTTTTGTTTCCCATCATTCCAATTCCTATCCTTTTGCATGAAATTTCATCCCCACATCCTccaatttcaagaaaaataaagataaaattatatttttagtctcccATTTTAAATCTAATTTCGCATTTGGTCCCccattaatttaattcacaaattgggtcccctattttataaaatcctgTCATGTTGATCCCTAGAACCTCAATTGGAGATACGTTAAATTTAACGGTCACATGTAGAGGCTCTTGAAATTCTGCACCGAACTCTCTCGCTCAATGCAAGCATTTCCAAGGAATCTCTCATATGACATGTGGTAGTCAATGTCTGAACCTTAACTGTCAACGTCTTCAgggaacattttaaaattttacaaaataggtaGATCCAATTTTCAgggaacattttaaaattttacaaaataggtagatccaatttgtgaattaaattagtgGGAGATCTGCTAAATTGAAACTAAAACAGGAGACCAAAAGtacaattttactaaaaaaaactatacctTCTTCGCCTACCTATATCAAGCAATCTTCCCAATGTTCCTTATGCTCCAATATTTGATGATTTAGGTTCCACCACACACTATCAACCATAACATCTATGTATGGTGACTGTGGATTAATAGACAAAATCAGGTGAATCTGAATCTCAACACATAATGAACCAATTCATACAAAACCTGAGAATGTATTCAATGAGTATAATTTAACTATTCCAACGAGAATGAATCGGTACTCTCATTCTTCtagtacagtttttttttttgtgatatatCTTACAATGTGAGTCTATGACTGGTTTCATTGATTGTGTTAtacatttatatatgaaatacaTGTAGGCAAATCAATTTGGTGGGAGAGGGATTCCCTCCCGTCGgctttaatcatttattattatccCAAAAATAACATCCTTTAATGAGAAAAATTAAGATTCTGTCTCATTTTTTACTGGACAATGCTTATTACATATaattctagaaaaaaaataagaattaaattagGGACAGAGAACTATTTTATGTCATTATAAAACTTCAAATTTTGCAAGTAGtatgtaattattttcttaaaatttagataatgacataattataaaaagtaaagtcttatatatttttaatacaattgaAACATAATACAAAAAAGTAACTATTTTTATAAACATAACTATGTAAACATTTGTTCCTTtgtctaaaaactaaaaaatacaaaaaaaaaaatattcctttataatataatattgatgGAATTAGATTAAACGATTTAATCCTTTGTTTTGTTCATCCTAATTACAATGATTTGAAAACATTATTTCATTATTAAgtttagaattaaaaataaatatgtcagCTTATACACATTTAATGAAtgatttaaatttagaaaacagtgataattgtatttaaaaaacatCATGCCTCAAACTCATTTAAACACTTAATTAAGCATTTTAAATAAGTTGATAAACTATAGTATAGATTATAATTATGCAACTTATTGTGAAATATTGTTTCCATGTAACAAAGTAAGTACTTATTATCATAGTTGAGATACTATTGCAGTTTTGGTTTTTAGTATAAAATGATATGTTAAcatattagaaatatttttaaaacaatgacATTTAgcagaaaaaatatgattaaaaattgtATATAATGATCATGATAGGGACATTAATTCCTTGGATAATACTTTAATTTTACATACAATTTAAGAGAAGTGGtatcaattatatataacaaaaagtgATCATTCGAAAATACTGtttgaatcaataaaaatatatttaataaacaatttacttgtgatttaaaaataaaaaatcttattattcTACATAAATATCTATAACAATACATataatacataatttcacaacattagttgaaacaaaatattgttttatcatTGAAGAGAACGAATCTAAAATATTGCCCTTTATCATGAAATGTGAAAGGattgaaaacaatttttatgTGAAGTTTAATTTAGTTGAAGTTCATAATTCTATTGTCAAAATTGATTGAGCTTGATGTTTGGCATGAAAGATTTGATCACACTAATTTGAAGTCATTAAAGTTTATGCAAGATGAATTTGACATGATAAATCCTGAGAGTAATTAAATTGGATAAGACAGTGGTTTAAACTGAAATTGATGGCCAACTTGTAGACATAATGACTAAAAAAACGCTTTCTATATCAAGTTTGAAGATCATGGAGAGCTTAACACTAACACAACAAATTTCAAGGAGTAGTCatgaaaaaattgttattcGAATTTTGAATAAGTTTTGATagaaaaattgttatttgaattttgaataagttttgataaaaaaaaattgttattgatgtgtatttttatcttttttttagttaatttagttttaaataaatctgatgatagatttgattgattagaaattttaaattaattgtgaGCCTTTACATAGATATTCTCTTTTATGAATTTGAATGataattttcctccaatttaatctcttttttttctgcaagttccaatagttttatattttattttacaaaatatgcCCATCACATTTAAAGAATAAAGCATTACACTTTTCAAAAGCCATAGCCCACGATTGCCTTCAAAGAttacaaacaagaaaacattCTAGAGTTTGcaatttcttaataaaaaaataaacctttTCGTTCCTTATCCTTAAACAATAATTAACAACTATAAAGGCATTGAGACAATAACAGCCCTGAGGACTACAGAGGATTAAAAAAGACTTCCAATAGCCTTGACAAAGTATGCAATTTACACACAGGAGAGTCCTAACACCACTGGTTAATCTGCTCTACTTGAACTGAAATTTGTCATATATTAACAATTTCTTTCCTTCGCCTCAGACACAGTTAATTAGCCTACGGCAAATCAGCGAAGAAGATGATTAGATTGCTGTAGCTGGTAGAAGTGAGGAGCAGCCTCCAATAGACATGAGGGATCTATGGTTATGACATTACGCATGTATTGTCGATCAGTTGATACAAGAGAATTGTAAATAACCCACTTTGGATTTACTCTGCAAAAGAACACAATTTTAGGTTAACTTCAGATACAGAGATCAtctattaaaatatttcattgtATCCCctagaaaaaaaggaagaaaaaagatacAAAAGTCAGAAGTTCAACAGACACCGGAAGAGACTACAGGATTTCTGTTTTAGTATTCCAGGTTACTTGATAGGCAGAGGAATATGGGCCAACAGCAGAGCAATGAAAGGCCTAAAAGGGGGAGCAACCCACCCAAGCGTTTAGAAGATTATGTTTGAAGGATCCTAACAGATTCTGTTATTCACGGATATGCTCGCACTAAAGGAGAATCTGCCAGaataattgttatttgttattgcACAATTCTGATTATTGCTTTTtgcattttgttattttctgtaTTTGTCATTTAGCAATTTGCACGAGTTATATATACGGTCTGAAATAGATGAAGCAAAAGTTATCAGTCTCCTTCTTCCCTTGTTTAGTCTGGAGGTTCCTTATTCCTCGAATTCAGACAGCTTGATACCCAACATTACTTGATCTTCTAAAGCAAAAATAGTAGTGCACATAATACAAAACTTTCACAAACTCAGTTTGTACTAACCTGAATAGCACTGATGATGGATGAATATAAACTTCCTGTGATCCTCTTAACGTCTTATACATCCCGTTATGACTGTATTCCTTTTAACAAGGTACAGAAACAAAATTTAACCAAGTCAAATGATTTGCTTCACTACAAAATTTGTGGTGAAAAATGGTAATATAcatgaaaatgaaagagaaacgCATGTATTTTAGTGTGTCAAGAAGTATCTCACCTCTAGATGGCATGCATTAGCGAAAAAGCCAGCAGTGACTGCTTTTCTGACCACCTGGAAAGGTATAACATTTAAATATGCACCTTATAACCTAGccccattttaaagaaagtgTACAACTTATTTGGACTTATGACATAAGCACTCATGTATGTGTTTGGAAGAgcttatgaaaatattaaaatgacttATGACACGCCCATAAGTTGTTTTTAGCTTATTTCAATAAGCTCTCCATGATagcttatgaaaaaaatatatagcttATATAAAAACAGTTTAACCGTTTTTTCCCCTTCAATTACTAAAACAACAATAGGACCTTAATTAAGTTGTTTGTCCAAACGGGCCATAAAACCAAGGAACTGAAAGTGAAATCATGTAGTAGGGCGAAAAACCAAAGAATGGGACAggatcaataaaataataattacactAGTGCAGAGCTTTCCATAACTTTGACTATTTAAGCACCCAACAGAGAATAAATCAGGAGAAGATTGAAgacagttttaaaaaaataaatcataatcagtaagtataaagaaaaaaaaaaccaacctGCATATCACTTTCGCAAGATTTTAAGACTAAGCCTATCCTCTTGGCAATTCTTTTGAGTTGTTCTCTAACTTCAAGAACCTTTCTCTGTGCAATTTAAGCatccatgtcaacatgaatatTGGAAAGGACATATTGAAATGCCTAAATTGTGCAAAATTGCTAACCATATACACACCATGGCATGGTAGTTTACATAGTTCTTGTGACACCACTGTGAAGATTTACCAGACTGATGAAACCCCTTATATACATTAAGGAACGTTACATGGTCACCCTGTAATTGTACCAATTATCAAAAGATCACatttacgaataaaaaaaatacttcatacATCATATTGCTACAGATAAACAGTTATATCACACAAATAATGTAGAGGAAATTACGgttttaaatagaaaaagtgAGTCAGAAAAAACGCAAACTAAAGTACCTCCGCAGCAGCAAATCTCAATTTTGCTTCATCTGATTCCTTTTGTATCCCTCTCCCTGAGATCCAGATAGACTGTATACATagataatttgaaattaaggTCAACTGCTCTATACATTAATGTTCAGCTATATATTTGTGATGATATACAGATAGAGTTCATTTAATATTTCCCAATGTCAGCATGAAAATTGATTCTTACAcagaattttattaaaatttgtatctaaaacaattatttatggTCATGACTACAGCAAAAAGATTCACCTGGACGGAAAGAACAGCAGCAATGGTGATTATCTCCTCTGAACACCCAAGTTGACTGGAAGCAATTATCATTTTTGAGACCATCGGATCCTGGCAAATGTAGTGATAGTGGTTGTGTCAGTAGAGGTAACAATTATAGAAGCAATCATGATACATGCTAGTGATGGCAGCAGCAATAGTAGTGATGGCAACAGTAGCAATGGTTGTGGTGGCAACAATGCTGGTACATCGTAGCAACAATTGtggtagtggtggtggtggagcaAAACAATTGCGTAGTAGCAAGGTGAAAgcctgaaaggtggaaattttcTCTATCCAATCCTACCTGTTCCTAACCTAGCTCCCTCTTCTGGATAATTTTTGAACTAATGAACATGACAGGATAAGCTTATCCTATCTTGTCAGCTCACCAAACAATACATTAAAAACACAGGATATGATAGCTTATTCGTCCTATCTTTTTTTATCCTGACCACTAAATGACTCTCTTAAAATGTGGGTTTGggtctaactcaaccccaaaaactAGCTCTTAGGGTGAGggttgcccccccccccccccccacacacttatatactctatatTGGTTTGATCTCTAACCGAAGTGGGGCTTGGATTTTTCTCAATAGACTCTATATGTCTACTGTACTTAGGACTAACCCTAGGCCCATGGTGAATAAAACAAGTCTTTATAATTCTACAAATAGAGATGAAGCATTTAACAAATGAATCAAACATGATTTTTGTGGTAAGAGAAATTTACAAGTGGAATCTCTGCAACTTGAAATCCAGTTGGTGAAGTCAGCTTAGCATCATCATCCAAAACCCTAAGTGAGTAGAGAATTTCTAATGCTCGGATCATTGCTTCAGTAGATGGAGACGCTGGCCAGTCAAAGCCCAAGATATTATCAATCCCCAAGGCCTTTAACTGGAAATAACCAGAAAAAAGTGtcaagtaattaattttaggaTTGATCATTAACTTGATCTACCGACACACACTATTACATCGAACAATATTCCAGTAATAGCACTCCAATGAAATGATATCAGTAATATCAGAAAAGGTAGAGGTGATAATTGGACAATCCATCTCATCAAACACTATACTACTAAGCTTTTTCTTTTGTggataaaattgataaattttagtAGAGGTGATGGACAACTAAGGGGAAGAGGCTAAAGAATGCAACAAAGTTGTTCAACATCTTCCATATTAGAAGAGAAACCCCCCTTAAAATTAGCCATAAGCCAAGTAACAAAAATACCAGACCATGAAAAAGAGTTAGTAAATACCAGGccaggaaaaaaataaaggcGCACTAAATTCATTGGAAGAAAAGAgttgataaaatgaattgtcAAAAACACTGAAGTTTCGAATGCAACTTCCTCTTTCCCTCTCTCTGGttaatcttgattttttttaattaaattatcatatatgggGAACAAAtacccttttttattatttattaaattcaaacaaattCATGATAATTCAAAATAGCAATGATGCAACTTTTCATTAGTCGTCATTCTATTGATCAGAAAAATATCATCCCAGTCAAAAAGTTCCATGCtaggagaaaaagaaataacagaTAATGGTGGTAACACTAAAAAATAAACCAGGCTAAAATACTTCTGTTTCTGTGAAATTATTCCATAACAGTTACTAACCTGGATAACGCAGGAGACCATACTTGATCTCTGTATCTCTGGAATCCCCTCATTAGACATGTGGTTAAGAAAATATTCTTCTGTATATAGCCTGGTTGCAATCATGGGCTCAGTGAATGATTGCCAAAGTTAACATTTACAAGATACAAATTACAATTTGAGATGTTGACACGGTAACAGGAACACAAAACAGAATACAATAAAcaaccattaaaaaaaattagtaaaacaCAATGACCATTATTACACCGCGAAATTGAAGAAGCAATACCAACTTCATGAATGGAATACTTAATATGATATCAGAACACACACATATGAGGAGGAATCAAATTACACCGGTATAACTTTGACCACTATTACATCATTTCTATAACATGATATAAAATGCGATTTTTATTGATCCAACCGATGAATTATATCTATGTATTACCAAGATCTTTTGtgtcaaattttgtcaaaattgaacagcagCAAGAAGGTaatcaaataattcatattttagtatttgaaatgtttatattacattgattttaatttatatgaaagaGGTAGCAAATGATTTTGGATTAACatgaaattttgcatatgtGATCTATGTGAAAGAAACTTTTAATCCAACGGtgagttttaagaaaatattatctagttgaaaattataaaatgatgtaATAGTTGTCAAAGTTACACCGGTGTAATTTGAtccctcctctctctctttctctatatATAGAGATATATATGACTCTCtccatatatagagagagagagagagacaaagGAAGGTTATGACCACAAACTACAAAGTAGACAGGAAAAGATATCCTCCAAaccagattaaaaaaattaagttaatatttagttaaataattGTGGTTCTTTGGAAGAAAATCAGTTACCACATACAAAAGTCGATCTCTTATCTCTGAAGCAACAGGTGACTaggttaaaaaatcataattcataGTGAAACATGTTCATTAAACAGTTGAAGGTAACTAACTACTACACCTGTAACACTTTCCTGGTCGAACTCGTCCAGCCCTACCAGCTCTTTGTCTAGCAGAAGCTCTAGAGATTGGTGCCACAACCAGATTTTCAATATCAGAAATCTATTACAAAGCATGGAAGAAAATTAACCTTGGAGACATAAAAAATCTGAGTAAGGGAGAGGAGAAGAATGGAGAAGGGACAGCTTCCAGAAATAAAATTACACTTGGAGACATCAAGAAATCTGAGCCAACgagaattaataaaaatttagtggataaattctaataaagtgaataatgaagaaaatacagaataaatgttaatttaaaattcattagtaTATCATAACTGAGAAATCGTCATCccaatatatattgaaaattttaaggtTTTAAATCCTTCATGAACCAACAATGActtgtataaaatttaaataagttacataaaaaattgatgaagcttttttaaatttttaagaaaataccaGGGCAGAAGTGGAAAGTGAAGATAACTCCTCTGCAGTGGAACAATCTTAGATGAAAAATGGAGATCAAAAACGAAACTTGAATGGAAGTAAAGATAGATCAAGTGACATTTATAAACCAAAAACAGGAACAAATCAATATAGGGATCATTACTATATCTCTTTAATagaaacaacaaaatgaaaataccgGATTGTAGAACCGCTGTTTAGAGAATCCACTGTCAACAACATAGACAATTCCCTGCATgattagaaaaataagaatGGATAAGGAGGATCTTGTCTCTAACCATAGGCATAGTCAAACTTATGGTAAAAGAGATGTTACTTCCAACGTCAGTGATGTTTCTGCTATATTAGTAGAAATGATCACTTTTCTCTTTCCTCGAGGGGCTTGAGAGAACACTAACTCCTGAGAGAATGTAAAACAAGTATCACTCCATTCAGAAATTACAATTATAATAAGTATAGAAACAAATTTTTGACAAGTAAACCCACAGATGTATTTCTAACCTGTTCAGCGCGTGAAAGTCCTGAATACAGGGGCAAAACAATCAATCCTGGAACAAAGAAAATTCCATGCATTAGTTGTATCTCATTGAAGACTTAAAGATATGAAATCATTTTCTTGTTATGTTcggaaaacacaaaaatttatacatattttactCATTTTTGTTGTCAGTAATTAAAGACATCAAAAGCTAACAGtccaaataataattattcagAGTGTGTACCTGAAGAGTGCTTTCCAGTAGTTTGAACCTCATCATTAAGTAACTGAACAGAAGCATCAATATCATCTTGTCCAGTAAGGAACACTAGAACGTCTCCTGCAGGCTCCTAAGGAGAGATAAGAAAGACCAAACAACCATTTCAatccattttgtttttgttttaactaTTTAGATAAATCTGACTTTCTGCTTACATCAACAGCAGAAATGTATAGTTACTAGTTACTATAGTATGCATCAAAATGAGCACTCATATTTTGGATCAAGAGTACACTACACTGATTTAAAATGCCTCACAAATAGAATGCATTAGTTGAAGTTATCCTGTTTCGATATAAGATAACATACCCGCTCATGGATCAAGAGTACACTACACTGATTTAAAATGCCTCACAAATAGAATGCATTAGTTGAAGTTATCCTGTTTCGATATAAGATAACATACCCGCTCATGGATCAAGAGTACTGTTGAAACAGCAGCTTGAACATAGTCTTGGACAGGttcctcagaataattaatttgtacatTGAAGCCTCTACCCTAAAAATCATAAAGCATAAAGCATAATAAtgtatttgtattttgtatatCGAAAACTTTAACCTGGAAATCACAAAGTCATAGCAATGCCccacttaattaaaatatttccaaattatatTGTAGTTCTGAAAAGTGAGGTGTTTCTTtgtgaaaattaatattaaatggaaAAGAAATACACCAGGGAGATGATACAGACAGGCaggaaaaatttaataataataataacaattgtaaaaaaaagaacaaaggaaagaaggaagataGCAATACAATAGCAGCCCAGTTCTGTCATTGGATCAGATACCACACTGAAACAATCATAGGCAGAGAACTAGAGAGAAACCAATACATAACCTTGTTGAAAGCAAATTCAAGGGCAAGGGAGATGCAAGTGACCTTAAATATGAATATGTTTTGCCCAGTGTTATCAAATGGCGGCCATGGCGGAAAAGCGTGGCGGAATTTTGAAAAAACGCCACCGAATAGCGGTGGTGTGGCGGGTTGCTAATGGTGGCGCCATGGCGGGTCATGGTGGAATAGCGGGAAAGGCAGAATAGtggccttttttgttttttcgcaGTAGGTGTTGGGCTGACCTGACCCAACCCTACCcgataatatattttgaaaagcgCAGCAGCCACGAACAGAAACAGAACAGCAGCGAACCAGCACCCGCACCCAGCAGCCACCACTACCAGCAGCGACGACCGGCAGCAGCATGACCCCGCGAAGCAGCGACCAGCAACCGCACCCAGCAGCGTCGCAGTGACCAGCAGCACCATGAACGGCGGTGACGAACGGCAGCATGATGCATGGCAGCATGACGACGAAGACGAATATTGTGGACGACGGACAGTGgtgccttttttttgtttttttttttcctttttttttctgtttgacaTCCGTTTTTTATGTCTGCagcttttttttcatttttctatttgacactctttttttatttttgacagtcccatttttattttttttcctatttgacgtcacgttttttttttctgttcagtCCTCTTTTATTGTATGaactcatgaaacttttttaacttttttagtttatttgaatgcaatccattgtttttttcaatttcaatgagttTATTTAGTGTTGGTActttgttatttataattatatatatgtattcttTTTTTGTCCGCCATGACATCTGCCCTTTTCCACTACACCATCCACCATATTTTTATGGCGGATTTTTGGCTTTCCGCCATGAACCGCGATCCGCCATTAACAACACTGGTTTTGCTTCAAACAAATGCACTTAGAAAACAGTAGGCATGAAAGCACGAGTCATAATCCCAAAAATAGTACCTCAACTGATAAGATTACAGGTTCCACTTGTAGTCCATGCTCCTCGTTTTCAGGTTCTCGGCGCTTTTTTCTGTTAATAGAACACATTGTTGTATAAGTGACTGCTTTTTCAGGTGACAATCAACATCTGAATACTCAACACAAAAAATCCagaatacttttaattttaaacaattcagTAATTTGGTATTATATATTAGATAATAAGTAACAGGTATGGTGAATTGGACACAATCCTAATGGTTGTAACTAAGTACAACAAGTACAGAACTAGTCAGCTTAACAGTGAATCCAGGAGAGTTTGTTAGGCACTCCTATATAGGTAATAGGCAAAAAGAGGGATCTGCATATGCTGTAACAATCTTTTATATGTGGCAAGAAGTGTGGGAAGCATGAGGTGAAGTTAGAGGCTGGGTGGGGATATAAGGGAAGAGGGAATGAGAGATACGCAATCAATTGGGTAGTCTTAGGTGGCTCTTGCCATAGGGCAGATAAGTATacttatgatattttctttctttttcaacaTTTTTCTGCATTTTCATATTGTAATTAGAGCTTTGTTGTCTGGATTTACTATAATCCCTATAGTGAATTCTGGTTTTATCAGTTATGCTTACCAAATGGGAAAAGTAAGCAACTAATATAACAATGTTAATATTAGACACTACTAGACAGGCATGCTAACAATAACAAACAAATGCTTACCAAATGTGGCCAAATTTTACCCATAGTCTAAAGAAAGGAGAAACAACCAAACTGGATTAAATATGGTATTGCAaaggttatattttttttttccattgtgCTTTT
The nucleotide sequence above comes from Glycine soja cultivar W05 chromosome 11, ASM419377v2, whole genome shotgun sequence. Encoded proteins:
- the LOC114376659 gene encoding probable pre-mRNA-splicing factor ATP-dependent RNA helicase DEAH9 isoform X2; this encodes MSQFWKPGTERPQGRVVDDEEGGVLFLSGSHHSSSSSRYGYASIDKQRQRLPVFKYRTAILYLVETRATTIIVGETGSGKTTQIPQYLKEAGWAAGGRLIACTQPRRLAVQAVASRVAEEMGVKLGEEVGYTIRFEDVTKPDVTVLKFLTDGVLLREMMDDPLLTKYSVIMLDEAHERSISTDILLGLLKKIQRRRPELRLIISSATIEAKSMSDFFRMRKKRREPENEEHGLQVEPVILSVEGRGFNVQINYSEEPVQDYVQAAVSTVLLIHEREPAGDVLVFLTGQDDIDASVQLLNDEVQTTGKHSSGLIVLPLYSGLSRAEQELVFSQAPRGKRKVIISTNIAETSLTLEGIVYVVDSGFSKQRFYNPISDIENLVVAPISRASARQRAGRAGRVRPGKCYRLYTEEYFLNHMSNEGIPEIQRSSMVSCVIQLKALGIDNILGFDWPASPSTEAMIRALEILYSLRVLDDDAKLTSPTGFQVAEIPLDPMVSKMIIASSQLGCSEEIITIAAVLSVQSIWISGRGIQKESDEAKLRFAAAEGDHVTFLNVYKGFHQSGKSSQWCHKNYVNYHAMRKVLEVREQLKRIAKRIGLVLKSCESDMQVVRKAVTAGFFANACHLEEYSHNGMYKTLRGSQEVYIHPSSVLFRVNPKWVIYNSLVSTDRQYMRNVITIDPSCLLEAAPHFYQLQQSNHLLR
- the LOC114376659 gene encoding probable pre-mRNA-splicing factor ATP-dependent RNA helicase DEAH9 isoform X1, which codes for MSQFWKPGTERPQGRVVDDEEGGVLFLSGSHHSSSSSRYGYASIDKQRQRLPVFKYRTAILYLVETRATTIIVGETGSGKTTQIPQYLKEAGWAAGGRLIACTQPRRLAVQAVASRVAEEMGVKLGEEVGYTIRFEDVTKPDVTVLKFLTDGVLLREMMDDPLLTKYSVIMLDEAHERSISTDILLGLLKKVLNIQRRRPELRLIISSATIEAKSMSDFFRMRKKRREPENEEHGLQVEPVILSVEGRGFNVQINYSEEPVQDYVQAAVSTVLLIHEREPAGDVLVFLTGQDDIDASVQLLNDEVQTTGKHSSGLIVLPLYSGLSRAEQELVFSQAPRGKRKVIISTNIAETSLTLEGIVYVVDSGFSKQRFYNPISDIENLVVAPISRASARQRAGRAGRVRPGKCYRLYTEEYFLNHMSNEGIPEIQRSSMVSCVIQLKALGIDNILGFDWPASPSTEAMIRALEILYSLRVLDDDAKLTSPTGFQVAEIPLDPMVSKMIIASSQLGCSEEIITIAAVLSVQSIWISGRGIQKESDEAKLRFAAAEGDHVTFLNVYKGFHQSGKSSQWCHKNYVNYHAMRKVLEVREQLKRIAKRIGLVLKSCESDMQVVRKAVTAGFFANACHLEEYSHNGMYKTLRGSQEVYIHPSSVLFRVNPKWVIYNSLVSTDRQYMRNVITIDPSCLLEAAPHFYQLQQSNHLLR